The Thermanaerovibrio acidaminovorans DSM 6589 genome contains a region encoding:
- the eno gene encoding phosphopyruvate hydratase: MSSVITNIRALEILDSRGNPTVRVRLELECGIRVSASVPSGASTGENEAVELRDGDKGRYGGKGVLQAVANVNDVIAPAVIGMDCRDQAAIDRAMIELDGTPNKGKLGANAILGVSMAAAKAAAEYCDLPLYAYLGGPGAVTLPVPMMNILNGGKHAENSVDFQEFMVFPLGASSFREALRMGAETFHALKGILKKKGYAVGVGDEGGFAPDLKSNEEACDVIVEAIRAAGYEPGKDICLALDPAASSFFSGGSYMLDKSGQGKKSTDEMIDLFDRWCSAYPIASIEDGLDENDWDGFAKMTARMGHRVQIVGDDIFVTNPDFVRRGIKAKAANAVLIKLNQIGTVTETMETIELCRRAGWGYVISHRSGETEDTFMADFTVAMGGGQIKTGSACRSERIAKYNRLLEIEEDLGRLARFGRIS, from the coding sequence ATGAGCTCCGTGATAACCAACATAAGGGCTTTGGAGATCCTGGATTCCAGGGGCAACCCCACCGTCCGGGTGAGGCTGGAGCTGGAGTGCGGGATAAGGGTGAGCGCCTCGGTGCCATCCGGGGCCTCCACTGGGGAGAACGAGGCGGTGGAGCTTAGGGATGGAGACAAGGGGCGTTACGGCGGCAAGGGGGTCCTCCAGGCGGTTGCCAACGTGAACGACGTGATCGCCCCGGCGGTGATCGGCATGGACTGCCGGGATCAGGCGGCCATCGACCGGGCCATGATCGAGCTGGACGGCACCCCTAACAAGGGCAAGCTGGGAGCCAACGCCATCCTGGGGGTCTCCATGGCGGCCGCCAAGGCGGCGGCGGAGTACTGCGACCTGCCCCTCTACGCCTACCTGGGGGGCCCCGGGGCGGTCACCCTGCCGGTGCCCATGATGAACATCCTCAACGGGGGCAAGCATGCGGAGAATAGCGTTGACTTCCAGGAGTTCATGGTGTTCCCCCTGGGGGCATCCTCCTTCCGGGAGGCCTTGAGGATGGGGGCCGAGACGTTCCACGCCCTGAAGGGGATCCTCAAGAAGAAGGGCTACGCGGTGGGCGTGGGGGACGAGGGGGGCTTCGCCCCGGACCTGAAGAGCAACGAGGAGGCCTGCGACGTCATCGTTGAGGCCATAAGGGCTGCGGGCTACGAGCCTGGAAAGGACATCTGCCTGGCCCTAGACCCCGCAGCCAGCAGCTTCTTCAGCGGCGGCTCCTACATGCTGGACAAGTCCGGCCAGGGCAAGAAGTCCACCGATGAGATGATCGACCTATTCGATCGCTGGTGCTCCGCTTACCCCATAGCGTCCATCGAGGACGGCTTGGACGAGAACGACTGGGATGGCTTCGCCAAGATGACCGCCCGGATGGGGCACCGGGTCCAGATCGTTGGGGACGACATCTTCGTCACCAACCCGGACTTCGTCCGCCGGGGCATCAAGGCCAAGGCGGCCAATGCGGTGCTGATAAAGCTGAACCAGATCGGCACCGTCACCGAGACCATGGAGACCATCGAACTCTGCCGCCGGGCCGGCTGGGGCTACGTGATCTCCCACAGGTCCGGGGAGACGGAGGACACCTTCATGGCGGACTTCACCGTCGCCATGGGGGGCGGCCAGATAAAGACCGGCTCCGCCTGCAGGAGCGAGCGGATCGCCAAGTACAACCGCCTCCTGGAGATCGAGGAGGACCTGGGCAGGCTGGCTCGGTTCGGCCGCATCTCCTAA
- a CDS encoding methyl-accepting chemotaxis protein, with protein sequence MSSWLRDMSIKGKMWVLIGVGLLGLGVASATGYRFLSQSNRNLEDMYQDQLLPIRWLIDTKANAALIKGLVSEIIVADSDAERDELVQRIGELVKANDSNLELYGKTKLESFEVEHLRKVHEAMTDWRAKWRKVLELSKEGLKEQAEDYFKAEAIPAIKRLIGEIEALANFNVEFAEKVKDQNDQSAARALYLLVVMSIGSLLVMALLGAVISQRIAGSVRSALSALERVRDGDLTLSRDQIGAQGRDEMGRLGDALFEAVLQIRSTIEQVLRQASDVASRAEDFSALAEESSASAQESRASVDEVASRMNELGAASQEINASVEEVASGAQAVAQRSTDIAAEVDQARSAGEEGARAVAKAASSIAKVAEEASRSAEMVASLGEMAHQIQSFVGQIGQIADQTNLLALNAAIEAARAGDAGKGFAVVAEEVRKLAEESNQAASRIAELADGIGRELGTVISASQRNAQESQSSKELAEETRATIERIMDSLGRISNATQDLAAVAEEQAASSQEIASAVQDVASKVLQAANASEVVRSQVAEVSAAAERIAQGSEDLVKTSEALREAVRHFKVDDMSSPVHLPPSLA encoded by the coding sequence ATGTCGTCATGGCTAAGAGACATGAGCATCAAGGGCAAGATGTGGGTCCTCATCGGGGTTGGGCTGCTTGGCCTTGGAGTCGCCTCCGCCACCGGCTACCGGTTCCTGTCCCAAAGCAACCGCAACTTGGAGGACATGTACCAGGATCAGCTTCTCCCGATCCGCTGGCTCATAGACACCAAGGCTAACGCGGCGTTGATTAAGGGACTGGTATCGGAAATCATAGTTGCAGATAGCGATGCGGAGCGGGACGAGCTGGTTCAACGGATAGGCGAGCTGGTCAAGGCCAACGACTCTAACCTGGAGCTCTACGGCAAGACGAAGTTGGAAAGCTTCGAGGTGGAACACCTGCGAAAAGTCCATGAGGCCATGACCGACTGGCGGGCCAAATGGAGGAAGGTGCTGGAGCTGTCTAAAGAGGGGTTAAAGGAGCAGGCGGAGGACTACTTCAAGGCCGAGGCCATACCGGCCATTAAAAGGCTCATCGGGGAGATTGAGGCGCTAGCCAATTTCAACGTGGAGTTCGCCGAGAAAGTCAAAGACCAGAACGATCAAAGCGCCGCCCGGGCGCTCTACCTCCTGGTTGTGATGTCCATTGGATCGCTGCTGGTCATGGCTCTACTTGGGGCCGTCATTTCTCAACGCATAGCGGGCTCCGTTAGATCCGCCCTGAGCGCCCTGGAGAGGGTTAGGGACGGGGATCTAACCTTATCCAGGGATCAGATAGGCGCCCAGGGAAGGGACGAGATGGGACGCCTGGGGGACGCCCTATTTGAAGCGGTGCTCCAGATCAGGTCCACGATTGAGCAGGTTCTTAGACAGGCATCCGATGTGGCCTCCCGTGCGGAGGACTTCTCCGCCCTGGCGGAGGAGTCCTCCGCCTCCGCCCAGGAGTCCAGGGCCTCGGTTGACGAAGTAGCCTCCCGGATGAACGAGCTGGGGGCAGCAAGCCAGGAGATAAACGCCAGCGTCGAGGAGGTGGCCAGCGGCGCCCAGGCGGTGGCCCAGCGCAGCACCGACATAGCCGCCGAGGTGGACCAGGCCAGGAGCGCCGGGGAGGAAGGCGCAAGAGCGGTGGCCAAGGCGGCCTCCAGTATAGCGAAGGTGGCGGAGGAGGCCTCCCGATCCGCTGAGATGGTGGCTTCCCTGGGCGAGATGGCACACCAGATCCAGTCCTTCGTCGGCCAGATCGGCCAGATAGCGGACCAGACGAACCTTCTGGCGCTGAACGCCGCAATTGAGGCCGCCCGGGCGGGGGATGCGGGCAAGGGCTTCGCGGTGGTGGCCGAGGAGGTTCGCAAGCTGGCGGAGGAGAGCAACCAGGCGGCTTCTAGGATCGCGGAGCTGGCGGACGGGATAGGCCGGGAGCTTGGGACGGTGATATCCGCCTCCCAGAGAAACGCCCAGGAGAGCCAGTCGTCCAAAGAGCTGGCGGAGGAGACCCGGGCCACCATTGAAAGGATCATGGACTCCCTAGGCAGGATCTCCAATGCGACCCAGGACCTGGCGGCGGTGGCGGAGGAGCAGGCGGCCTCCAGCCAGGAGATAGCCTCGGCGGTACAGGACGTGGCCTCCAAGGTCCTTCAGGCGGCCAACGCATCCGAGGTGGTGAGGTCCCAGGTGGCGGAGGTGTCAGCCGCAGCGGAGCGGATCGCCCAGGGATCGGAGGACTTGGTTAAAACCTCTGAGGCCCTCCGGGAGGCGGTGCGGCACTTCAAGGTGGACGACATGTCGTCCCCCGTACATCTTCCCCCTTCGCTGGCATAG
- a CDS encoding methyl-accepting chemotaxis protein translates to MRDLSIAKKLTLLGIGVTVLLGLMVAMVALQSHSILNDQVNTLGMEMIANNANQVDQYFSELKTLTLGIASGTAELLETGQAVTDDDLESVMARYFNATAKDLNILDMYVGLESTGKVGTGGDWVEKPDYDARKRPWYIQAVQEDKVILTAPYVDANTGGLVITVATPVKSTSGKLLGVAGIDVDLKTLSDMITSYKVFGKGYGFLLDREGNTICHPKSEMIMKENITKPSGLITPELAEAGRKMISGSPGFVDYSFQGELRRTFFSPTRSGFVLGVVFPASDLNAMVRSLAIRQLLLGLVTLILVGAMLYGLSRSVVAPVKRITDSLKKLGQLDLTQDQNDQWLREVGHHRTEIGLMAQSALVLKETLRQAISDIASQSDRTAAAAENLAALSEESVASVEEIKASVDQVASLMESNSASLQETNAGIEEVSSGAQQAANSATDGAEAASKMSHLSEQTVRQVEEVVKAITHVGDESKRTFERIQKVADSVASISGFVATIRSIADQTNLLALNAAIEAARAGEAGRGFAVVAEEVRKLAEESAQAAKEVEDLIAPLQANTEESLRATEQSQRSMDDTVRRAHEAQGKLAEVLGQIRVINDAMQNIAATSEEQAAAAQEIAQGIDNATQGTINVVNSVEMIRHSSEETAKASEAVAQEAQALSHTAEQLKALIAKFRYQSSSLSLGDGR, encoded by the coding sequence ATGAGGGACTTGTCGATAGCCAAGAAGCTGACGTTGCTTGGGATTGGGGTCACAGTCCTGTTGGGGCTCATGGTGGCCATGGTGGCCCTCCAGAGCCACTCCATCCTGAACGACCAGGTTAACACCCTGGGGATGGAGATGATCGCCAACAACGCCAACCAGGTGGACCAGTACTTCAGCGAGCTCAAGACGCTGACGCTGGGCATCGCCAGCGGCACCGCGGAGCTGTTGGAGACCGGACAGGCGGTCACCGACGACGACCTGGAGTCCGTCATGGCCCGGTACTTCAACGCCACCGCCAAGGACCTCAACATCCTGGATATGTACGTGGGGCTGGAGTCCACCGGCAAGGTGGGCACCGGCGGCGACTGGGTGGAGAAACCGGACTACGACGCAAGGAAGCGCCCCTGGTACATCCAGGCGGTGCAGGAGGATAAGGTCATACTTACCGCCCCATACGTGGACGCCAACACCGGCGGGCTAGTCATCACCGTGGCCACCCCGGTGAAGTCCACCTCGGGCAAGCTCCTGGGCGTGGCGGGGATCGACGTGGACCTCAAGACCCTATCCGACATGATCACCTCCTACAAGGTCTTCGGCAAGGGCTACGGCTTCCTCCTGGACCGGGAGGGCAACACGATATGTCATCCAAAGTCGGAGATGATCATGAAGGAGAACATCACCAAGCCCAGCGGCCTAATCACCCCCGAGCTGGCGGAGGCGGGGCGGAAGATGATCTCCGGCTCCCCGGGCTTCGTGGACTACTCCTTCCAGGGTGAGCTCAGGAGGACCTTCTTCTCCCCCACCAGGTCCGGCTTCGTCCTGGGCGTGGTCTTCCCCGCCTCGGACCTCAACGCCATGGTAAGGAGCCTGGCCATCCGACAGCTGCTCCTGGGGCTCGTGACCCTCATCCTGGTGGGCGCCATGCTCTACGGCCTCTCCAGGAGCGTGGTGGCCCCCGTCAAGAGGATCACCGACTCCCTCAAGAAGCTGGGACAGCTGGACCTCACCCAGGACCAGAACGACCAGTGGCTGAGGGAGGTGGGGCACCACCGCACCGAGATCGGCCTCATGGCCCAGAGCGCCCTGGTCCTCAAGGAGACCCTGAGACAGGCCATATCCGACATAGCCTCCCAGTCGGACAGGACCGCCGCCGCGGCGGAGAACCTGGCGGCCCTCTCGGAGGAGTCCGTGGCCTCCGTGGAGGAGATAAAGGCCTCGGTGGACCAGGTGGCGTCCCTCATGGAGTCCAACTCCGCCTCCCTGCAGGAGACCAACGCGGGGATCGAGGAGGTCTCCAGCGGAGCCCAGCAGGCGGCCAACTCCGCCACCGACGGGGCCGAGGCGGCCTCCAAGATGTCCCACCTGTCGGAGCAGACGGTCCGCCAGGTGGAGGAGGTGGTGAAGGCCATAACCCACGTGGGGGACGAGTCCAAGCGGACCTTCGAGAGGATCCAGAAGGTGGCGGACTCGGTGGCGTCCATATCGGGCTTCGTGGCCACCATAAGGTCCATAGCGGACCAGACGAACCTGCTGGCGCTGAACGCCGCCATCGAGGCCGCCCGGGCGGGCGAGGCGGGCCGGGGCTTCGCGGTTGTTGCGGAGGAGGTCCGGAAGCTGGCGGAGGAGTCCGCCCAGGCGGCCAAGGAGGTGGAGGACCTGATAGCCCCCCTGCAGGCCAACACGGAGGAGTCCTTGAGGGCCACGGAGCAGTCCCAGAGGTCCATGGACGACACGGTGCGCCGGGCCCACGAGGCCCAGGGGAAGCTGGCGGAGGTGCTGGGCCAGATCCGGGTCATAAACGACGCCATGCAGAACATAGCCGCCACGTCGGAGGAGCAGGCGGCGGCGGCGCAGGAGATAGCCCAGGGGATAGACAACGCCACCCAGGGTACCATAAACGTGGTGAACTCGGTGGAGATGATCCGTCACTCCAGCGAGGAGACCGCCAAGGCCAGCGAGGCGGTGGCCCAGGAGGCCCAGGCGCTGAGCCACACGGCGGAGCAGCTCAAGGCCCTGATCGCCAAGTTCAGGTACCAGTCCTCCTCCCTCAGCCTGGGGGACGGCAGGTAA
- a CDS encoding MFS transporter, translating into MERILRFLAINRSTGAALIMVIFMGLGEKMSERFLPVYLMALGGSYWSVGFLNGMDNLLSALYSLPGGMASHALGPKKSLILFSLVAVLGYLLVLTLGTWWSVLPGAALFISWSAVSLPAMMDLIGRSVPKTKRVMGVSMHSLVRRIPMALGPVIGGYLMTRMGNVEGIRAALVVAAAVGGISVWLMWRMVPGDAIGELEGVSVRSSLGLIRGDLRMLLVSDVLIRFAEQIPYPFVVLWALDRGVTPAQFGLLTALEMAVAMLVYIPVAAMADRHGKKPFVLMTFCFFTAFPLMLPFCRGFWPFAAAFVVRGLKEFGEPTRKALIMDLAPEGAKGAAFGAYYLLRDVVVSLAAFASPALFYISPQVNFLTAFAFGVLGTLWFALKGRDVASGGI; encoded by the coding sequence TTGGAGCGGATCCTGCGGTTCCTGGCCATAAACAGATCCACCGGCGCGGCCCTGATCATGGTGATCTTCATGGGCCTTGGGGAGAAGATGTCCGAGCGGTTCCTGCCGGTCTACCTGATGGCCCTGGGTGGATCCTACTGGTCAGTTGGGTTCCTGAACGGCATGGATAACCTCCTCTCCGCCCTGTACTCCCTTCCGGGGGGCATGGCAAGCCACGCCCTGGGTCCCAAGAAGTCCCTGATCCTCTTCTCCCTGGTGGCGGTGCTGGGGTACCTGCTGGTGCTGACCCTGGGCACCTGGTGGTCCGTTCTGCCGGGAGCGGCGCTCTTCATCTCCTGGTCGGCGGTGAGCCTCCCCGCCATGATGGACCTCATCGGCCGGTCGGTGCCCAAGACCAAGCGGGTCATGGGGGTCTCCATGCACTCCCTGGTCCGCCGGATACCCATGGCGCTGGGCCCGGTGATCGGCGGCTACTTGATGACCCGCATGGGGAACGTGGAGGGCATAAGGGCCGCCCTGGTGGTGGCGGCGGCGGTTGGGGGGATCTCCGTTTGGCTCATGTGGCGGATGGTCCCCGGGGACGCCATAGGCGAACTGGAGGGGGTTAGCGTCCGGTCCTCCCTGGGGCTTATTCGGGGGGACCTCCGGATGCTCCTCGTGTCCGACGTGCTGATCCGGTTCGCGGAGCAGATCCCGTACCCCTTCGTGGTCCTATGGGCCCTGGATAGGGGGGTGACCCCCGCCCAGTTCGGGCTGCTCACCGCCCTGGAGATGGCGGTGGCCATGCTGGTCTACATCCCCGTGGCCGCCATGGCGGACCGCCACGGCAAGAAGCCCTTCGTGCTCATGACCTTCTGCTTCTTCACCGCCTTCCCGCTCATGTTGCCCTTCTGCCGGGGCTTCTGGCCCTTCGCCGCCGCCTTCGTGGTGAGGGGGCTCAAGGAGTTCGGGGAGCCAACCCGGAAGGCCCTGATAATGGACCTGGCGCCGGAGGGGGCCAAGGGGGCCGCCTTCGGCGCCTACTACCTCCTCCGGGACGTGGTGGTGTCCCTGGCGGCCTTCGCCTCCCCCGCCCTCTTCTACATATCCCCGCAGGTCAACTTCCTCACCGCCTTCGCCTTCGGCGTTCTTGGAACCCTGTGGTTCGCCCTGAAGGGAAGGGACGTGGCATCCGGCGGGATCTGA